A single window of Chitinophagales bacterium DNA harbors:
- a CDS encoding aldo/keto reductase, with translation MQKVTLGNSDLQISRIGFGCMGMSEFYGDTGTEAKNIALIHKAIELGVNFLDTADIYGPFHNERLVGKAIKDRREELVIATKFGIMRSEEGGFLGINGRPEYVRKACEDSLKRLDIEVIDLYYQHRKDPQVAIEETVGAMADLVKEGKVRYLGLSEIGTTNLRKAHLVHPISAVQSEYSIWSTDIEAEVIPACDDLGITLVAYSPLGRGFLTGQIKKVEDLAADDYRRYSPRFLGENFQKNLDLVAEVEAIAANKGVKTAQIAIAWVLSKGENIVPIPGTKKEKYLIDNVNSVNVVLSESELEKLNQLSREVKGGRYDDRGMGLINAS, from the coding sequence ATGCAAAAAGTAACTTTAGGTAATAGCGATTTACAGATTTCTCGAATCGGATTTGGTTGTATGGGAATGTCTGAATTTTATGGCGATACAGGCACAGAGGCAAAAAACATTGCTTTGATTCACAAAGCCATTGAGTTGGGAGTCAATTTTTTGGATACCGCAGATATTTATGGGCCGTTTCACAACGAACGATTGGTCGGCAAGGCTATCAAAGATCGTCGGGAGGAATTGGTAATCGCTACCAAATTTGGAATTATGAGGAGCGAAGAAGGTGGCTTTTTGGGTATCAATGGTCGCCCTGAATATGTCCGCAAAGCTTGTGAAGATAGTTTGAAGAGATTGGATATTGAAGTGATTGACCTCTATTATCAACACCGAAAAGATCCACAAGTAGCTATTGAAGAAACGGTTGGGGCAATGGCGGATTTGGTAAAAGAAGGAAAGGTGCGGTATTTGGGGCTTTCAGAAATTGGAACAACAAACTTGCGAAAAGCGCACTTAGTTCACCCCATTTCAGCCGTACAATCGGAGTATTCTATTTGGAGTACTGACATTGAAGCAGAAGTAATTCCAGCTTGCGATGACTTAGGGATTACTTTGGTAGCGTACAGTCCTTTGGGTAGGGGATTTTTGACAGGACAAATCAAAAAAGTTGAGGATTTGGCTGCAGATGATTACCGCCGATACAGCCCTCGTTTTCTGGGTGAAAATTTTCAGAAAAACCTCGACTTAGTGGCAGAGGTAGAAGCCATTGCAGCCAATAAAGGTGTAAAAACAGCTCAAATTGCAATTGCCTGGGTCTTATCGAAAGGGGAAAACATTGTTCCTATTCCTGGTACAAAAAAAGAAAAATACTTGATAGACAATGTAAATTCGGTTAATGTGGTAC
- a CDS encoding DUF1801 domain-containing protein produces the protein MDKVLDFIYEQETEQREILLFIHQLMLSYPAMIVKIRYQIPFYYRKSWICYLNPIKNKAVDFCFVRGNELSNEQGILEAKDRKQVRSLTFSSVDEIPVEALQQIIQEAILLDDTVKYTSKRTKTKE, from the coding sequence ATGGATAAAGTCTTGGATTTCATATATGAACAAGAAACAGAGCAAAGAGAAATTCTCTTGTTTATTCACCAATTAATGCTTTCTTATCCTGCAATGATAGTCAAAATTCGCTATCAAATTCCGTTCTATTACCGTAAAAGTTGGATTTGTTATTTGAATCCTATAAAAAACAAAGCAGTAGATTTTTGTTTTGTAAGGGGAAATGAATTGTCCAATGAACAGGGTATTTTGGAAGCAAAAGATAGAAAACAAGTTCGTAGTTTGACTTTTTCCAGTGTCGACGAAATTCCTGTGGAAGCATTGCAGCAAATTATTCAAGAAGCTATATTGCTGGATGATACCGTAAAATATACTTCAAAACGCACAAAAACAAAGGAATAA